The region GCCGCGCACACGGATAGCGCGCTGGCCGCCCAGGCGCAGCGCGGCAATGCCCTGCGTATCGGCCTGCTGGAAGCGGGCTATGACATCATCGCCTCGCTGCCTGCCGACCTCTACCTCCCCGAGCGCATTGCGCAACTCCAGCCTGACCTGATCATTATCGATGCCGAATCGGACGCGCGCGACGTGCTCGAACATATCGTCATCGCCACCCGCGACGAGCGCCGCCCCATTGTGCTGTTCACCGAAGACGGCGCCACCGCCAGCATCGACGCGGCCATGGCGGCCGGGGTGTCGGCCTATATCGTGGCTGGCCTGCAGGCCGAACGCGTCGCGCCGGTGCTGAACGTGGCGCTGTCGCGTTTCCGCCAGGAAGAAAAGCTGCGCGCCGAATTGATTGATACGCGCCACAAGCTGGCGGAGCGCAAGGTAATCGAGCGCGCCAAGGGCCTGTTGATGACGCATCACGGCCTGACGGAAGAGCAGGCCTACCAGCGCCTGCGCACCATGGCCATGAACAAGAAACTGAAACTGGCCGAAATAGCCCAGCGCATTATCGATGTGGAGGACTTGCTGGGATGACACATCGATGCCGGCTGGCCAGCTCATTGTGGTGCGACGCACCAATACAGTGCATTATTTTTGAATGCCGCGCGACACGGCAGACTTTTCAGCAAGGAATGGTATGACAGAGCAAGCGGGTGGTCACATGCGATGGACGCAGCCTGAAAAACACGTGGTGCGGATCGGCTATCTGCCGCTGACGGACTGTGCCTCGCTGATCATGGCGGCGGAACTGGGCTTTGACGAGCAATACGGCATCAAGATCGAACTGAGCCGCGAGACCTCGTGGGCCGGCGTGCGCGACAAGCTGGGCAATGGCGAACTCGACGCCGCCCATGTGCTGTACGGCCTGGTGTTCGGCGTGCAGATGGGCATCGGCGGCCAGCAGCATGACATGGCCGTGCTGATGAACCTGAACCATAACGGGCAATCGGTGGCCTTGTCGGCAGACCTGGCGCGCGCCGGCGCGGTCGATGGCGCGTCGCTGGCGCGCCAGCTGGGCAGCGCCGGACGTCCTTATGTATTTGCGCACACTTTCCCTACCGGCAATCATGCGATGCTGCTGCAATACTGGCTGGCCGCGCACGGCATCGATCCGGTGCGCGATGCGCGCGTGATGACGGTGCCGCCGTCGCAGATGGTGGCGGCCCTGCGCGCCGGCCAGATGGACGGCTTTTGTGCCGGCGAGCCGTGGGGCAGCAAGGCGATTGCCGACGGCGTCGGCGTGACGGCCACCACCAGCGGCGCCATCTGGCCCGATCATCCGGGCAAGGTACTGGGCACCGGTGCCGCGTTTGCGCAGCAGCATCCGAATACCTGCCGCGCGCTGATCGCCGCCGTGCTCGAAGCGGGGCGCTGGATCGATGCGAGCGATGCCAACCGGCTGCGGATGGCCGCCATCCTGGCCGGCCCCGCCTACCTGAATACGCCGCAGGAACTGCTGGCGCCGCGCATCCTGGGCCACTATTGCGATGGCCTGGGCAAGTGCTGGAACGAACAGCATGGCTTGCGCTTCCATGGCGACGGCGCCGTCAATTTTCCGTATCTGTCCGACGGCATGTGGTTCATGACCCAGCACCGGCGCTGGGGCCTGCTGCGCGACGAACCCGACTACCTGGCGGTGGCCGGCCAGGTCACGCGCCTGGACCTGTACCGCCAGGCGGCCGAAATGACGGGCACGCCGGTACCAATCAGCCTGATGCGCGCATCGACCCTGTGCGATGGGGTAGTCTGGGACGGCAGCAATCCCGAACAGTACGCGGCCTCGTTCGCGATCCGCCACTTTTTTTGAAATTTGACTGAAAGCAGGAGATTTATCATGGCACAAGGCTACGTTACCCTGGTGGGCGCCGGTCCCGGCGACCCGGATCTGCTGACCATCAAGGCGGTCAAGGCCATCGCGTCGGCCGACGTGGTGCTGATCGACGACCTGGTCAACCCGGCCATCCTGGCCCATGCGGCGCCTGGCGTGCGGGTGGTGGAAGTGGGCAAGCGCGGCGGCTGCGCGTCGACACCGCAGGCATTCATCGAACGGCTGATGCTGGCCGAGGCACGCGCTGGCCTGCATGTGGTGCGCCTGAAAGGCGGCGACCCCTATCTGTTCGGACGCGGCGGCGAAGAGCGCGCCTACCTGCGCAGCCATGGCGTGCGGGTCGAGGTGGTGCCCGGCATCAGCAGCGGCCTGGCCGCGCCGTCGGCCATCGGCGTGCCGCTGACCCATCGCGGCTGGAGCCAGGGGGCGATTTTCGTCACCGGCCACGGCAAGGATGCGGCCTCGGAACCAAACTGGGCGGCGCTGGCGCAAAGCGGGCTGACCCTGGTGATCTACATGGGCGTGGCGCGCGTGGCGTCGATCCAGGCGGGGCTGCTGGCCGGCGGCATGGCGCCCGGCACGCCGGTGGCGGTGGTGCAATCGGCCAGCCTGGACGCGCAGCGCCAGTTGCTGAGCACCTTGCAGGACTTGCCGCTTGCCCTGCAGGCCAGTGGCCTGGGCAGCCCCAGCATCATCGTGGTGGGCGAAGTGGTGCGCTGCGCCGACGCCTGGGATGCGCATGGTGGCGCCCATGCGGTGGCGGCGGCGCGATAAGCCGGCATTTTTTTCGACGGGTGTGCATTGTTGGCGAGCTTTGATAGTATCCTCATGACGAGCGGGGCGTTATACCTGCAGGCCGAGGAACCGGAACAAGCGATTGACAATGCATACTCTGAACAAGGGCTGGACGGTATCACAGGTCAGGCTATGGGCCGGCGGCTTGCTGCTGGCGCTGATTGTCGGCGGCACCCTGTATGCGGGGGCGCTGCGCACCATCAACGACGATGCGCGCCAGCGCTTCGACAACCTTGCCTACAGCGCCCAGCAGAGCCTGGTGGCGCGCGTGAAAAGCTATTCCGATCTGCTGCGCGGCATGGAGTCGCTGTTTCGCACCACTGAAAACCTGTCGCGCAAGCAGTTCCACGATTACGTGTCCGGGCTCGATATCGCGCACCAGTTTCCCGCCGTCGAATCGCTGAACTATGCGGTGGCCGTCAGCGCCGCCCAGCGCGCCGCCTTTGTCGACGCCGTGCGCGCCGACGACAGCCTGGTGGCGGGCGGCTATCCCGCCTTCGATATCCGCCCGCCGGGCCAGCGCGCCGAGTACACTGTGCTGACCTTCCTCGAGCCCGATGTGCTGGTGGCCGAGCGCCAGGGCGTCGATATCGGCGCCAACCCGGCCATCGCGCAGGCGCTGGCGCAGGCGCGCGACAGCGGCGAGATCAGCGCTTCGGGCCAGGTGATCCTGATCAAGGGGCCGCCGGCGCGCATCGGCCTGGGCATGCGCCTGCCGGTGTACCGCAACGGCATGCCGCGTGCCACCGTGGCCGAGCGCCGCGCCGCCTACAAGGGCTCGGTCGGGATCGGCTTCGGCGTGGCGCAACTGGTGCGCAGCGCGCTGGAAGGCAATGCCCTGCAGCCGCTGCACCTGACCCTGTACAGCGCACCCGGGCCGTTTGCGACCACCGGCGAACTGCAGCTCACGCCCCACGACCGGTTGCTGTTCAACGATAACGGCGACCTGGCGGCAAGCCCTCCCCAACCTGGCCAGGACGCCGCCTATTTCGACCAGTTGCTGCCGATCGAATACCACGGCGGCTTGTGGAAAGCCCATTTCCGCGTGCGCAAGAGCGAGCTCTACAGCAGCTTCGACCGCTATCTGCCGGCGCTGGCGCTGGCCGTGGGCGTGGCCGGCACCTTGCTGGCCTACGGCTACATGCTGACCCTGTATCTGTCGCGGCGCAATGCCATGGCCCAGCGCGCCATGCTGGAATCAGTCCTCGACAGCGTCGATGCGTATGTCGTCGTGAAGGACGAAAACCTGCGCTTTCGTTATGTCAATGCGCGCATGCTGGAGATTCTCGAGCGGCCCATCGAGCAGGTCCTCGGGCGCCAGGCGGGCGAGCTGATCGGAGAGGAACTGGCGGCGACTTTCCATGCCCGCGAGCAGCAGATCTGCGCCACCGGCGTCAAGTTCGTCGGCGAGGAACGCTTTGTCGACCTGCACGGCAAGGTGCATCACCTGTGGAGCGTCAAAGTGCCGATGGGCCCGCCGGGCGCCGTGACCGGCCTGATCGGCCTGTCCACCGACGTGACCGAACTGCACCAGCTCAAGGAGCGCGCCGACGCGGCCAGCCAGGCCAAGAGCGACTTCCTGTCGAACATGAGCCATGAAATCCGCACGCCGATGAACAGCATTATCGGCATGGCCCACCTGGCCCTGAAATCGGTGGCCGATGCGCGCCAGCGCGACTACCTGCAGAAAATCTACCATTCTGGCCAGCACCTGCTGGGCCTGATCAACGATATCCTCGATTTTTCCAAGATCGAGGCGGGCAAGCTGGAACTGGAGGTCAAGCAGTTCCGGCTCGATACCCTGCTGGCGAATATCTCCAGCCAGCTCGGCGAGGCGGCCGCCGCCAAGCCACTGCATCTGCATTTCGACATTGCGCGCGACTTGCCGCAGCGCTGGTGCGGCGACGCCCTGCGGCTCGAACAGGTCTTGCTGAACCTGACCAACAACGCCAT is a window of Janthinobacterium sp. J1-1 DNA encoding:
- the cobA gene encoding uroporphyrinogen-III C-methyltransferase, translating into MAQGYVTLVGAGPGDPDLLTIKAVKAIASADVVLIDDLVNPAILAHAAPGVRVVEVGKRGGCASTPQAFIERLMLAEARAGLHVVRLKGGDPYLFGRGGEERAYLRSHGVRVEVVPGISSGLAAPSAIGVPLTHRGWSQGAIFVTGHGKDAASEPNWAALAQSGLTLVIYMGVARVASIQAGLLAGGMAPGTPVAVVQSASLDAQRQLLSTLQDLPLALQASGLGSPSIIVVGEVVRCADAWDAHGGAHAVAAAR
- a CDS encoding CmpA/NrtA family ABC transporter substrate-binding protein; amino-acid sequence: MTEQAGGHMRWTQPEKHVVRIGYLPLTDCASLIMAAELGFDEQYGIKIELSRETSWAGVRDKLGNGELDAAHVLYGLVFGVQMGIGGQQHDMAVLMNLNHNGQSVALSADLARAGAVDGASLARQLGSAGRPYVFAHTFPTGNHAMLLQYWLAAHGIDPVRDARVMTVPPSQMVAALRAGQMDGFCAGEPWGSKAIADGVGVTATTSGAIWPDHPGKVLGTGAAFAQQHPNTCRALIAAVLEAGRWIDASDANRLRMAAILAGPAYLNTPQELLAPRILGHYCDGLGKCWNEQHGLRFHGDGAVNFPYLSDGMWFMTQHRRWGLLRDEPDYLAVAGQVTRLDLYRQAAEMTGTPVPISLMRASTLCDGVVWDGSNPEQYAASFAIRHFF
- a CDS encoding ANTAR domain-containing protein, which produces MTSSRPPVYSERPLRIVVVNTIVDHAAHTDSALAAQAQRGNALRIGLLEAGYDIIASLPADLYLPERIAQLQPDLIIIDAESDARDVLEHIVIATRDERRPIVLFTEDGATASIDAAMAAGVSAYIVAGLQAERVAPVLNVALSRFRQEEKLRAELIDTRHKLAERKVIERAKGLLMTHHGLTEEQAYQRLRTMAMNKKLKLAEIAQRIIDVEDLLG
- a CDS encoding CHASE domain-containing protein, with amino-acid sequence MHTLNKGWTVSQVRLWAGGLLLALIVGGTLYAGALRTINDDARQRFDNLAYSAQQSLVARVKSYSDLLRGMESLFRTTENLSRKQFHDYVSGLDIAHQFPAVESLNYAVAVSAAQRAAFVDAVRADDSLVAGGYPAFDIRPPGQRAEYTVLTFLEPDVLVAERQGVDIGANPAIAQALAQARDSGEISASGQVILIKGPPARIGLGMRLPVYRNGMPRATVAERRAAYKGSVGIGFGVAQLVRSALEGNALQPLHLTLYSAPGPFATTGELQLTPHDRLLFNDNGDLAASPPQPGQDAAYFDQLLPIEYHGGLWKAHFRVRKSELYSSFDRYLPALALAVGVAGTLLAYGYMLTLYLSRRNAMAQRAMLESVLDSVDAYVVVKDENLRFRYVNARMLEILERPIEQVLGRQAGELIGEELAATFHAREQQICATGVKFVGEERFVDLHGKVHHLWSVKVPMGPPGAVTGLIGLSTDVTELHQLKERADAASQAKSDFLSNMSHEIRTPMNSIIGMAHLALKSVADARQRDYLQKIYHSGQHLLGLINDILDFSKIEAGKLELEVKQFRLDTLLANISSQLGEAAAAKPLHLHFDIARDLPQRWCGDALRLEQVLLNLTNNAIKFSDSGHVYVRVRMDAEGGRQAMLRFEVQDSGIGMSPEEVAQLFRSFHQADASTTRKYGGSGLGLVISKQLAELMGGEVGVHSQPGLGSTFWFTARLDKYAGAPEDSAGAGEPPLLDVIRGASILLVEDNLFSQQVGCELLEDAGAIVRVANNGREALELLARQSYDCVLMDVQMPEMDGFEATRRIRADPLLAGLLVIAMTANAGSEDRVRCLEAGMDEFLTKPIAPMLLFQLLAKWLRRRGGIAMQAPAAVTPAGGARDAAVLDVAALSLTFSNDPVKMRKYAQLFLDTARDGLAEMEQALALEDLKRLADLGHRTKSSALAVGANAFAALCLALEGLRHGGDLPQARALMAAMGPALAQVAEQISLDFANSDTT